One window of the Labilibaculum sp. genome contains the following:
- a CDS encoding polysaccharide biosynthesis C-terminal domain-containing protein — MNPLKKLAGETVIYGVSSILGRLLNWLLVPLYTNLFVPEDYGIVTNLMSYVAILLVVLTYGMETGYFRFASKETKSDITFSTGFISLIATSILFWIIVAGFLNPLSVFLEVPENKSFIVLLALTLGFDAITALPFAKLRKENRAVRYAGLKLINIGVNLGINLFFLLLCPWIHNNFPEIPITTIWNPEFGIGYIFMAIFVSSFTNLLLLLPDILKVQLKLDQKLLLKILAYSSPILVVSICGTLNINLDKMIMPELIPESQNPFYQTGIYGANYKLAVIMTLFIQAFRYSFEPFFFAQAKEQSSKQVYADVLKYFVILGLIIFLGVMFYLDIVKILIDSRYHEGLGIVPYVLLANLFFGIFFSLSLWYKLTDKTRFGAYIAIVGVIVTLVLNILLVPIFGYMGAAYSVLACFLVITAISYIAGQKYYPVPYDLKGILFYLLLAAILFTISTYLNPENQWMKMAGKTPLLLLFIIVVVQKEHLWSSLGKIVGINRKRK, encoded by the coding sequence TTGAATCCTCTTAAAAAGCTTGCCGGAGAAACTGTTATTTATGGTGTAAGTTCCATATTGGGCCGATTACTTAATTGGCTGTTGGTTCCTTTGTATACGAATTTATTTGTTCCTGAAGACTATGGAATTGTTACAAATCTTATGTCGTATGTGGCCATACTGCTTGTTGTTCTAACCTATGGCATGGAAACCGGCTACTTTCGTTTTGCAAGCAAAGAGACGAAGAGCGATATTACCTTTTCAACGGGTTTTATTTCTTTAATTGCAACAAGTATTTTATTCTGGATTATCGTTGCAGGTTTTTTAAATCCATTGTCTGTTTTTTTAGAAGTGCCTGAAAACAAGAGTTTTATTGTATTGCTTGCACTTACATTGGGATTTGATGCTATAACAGCTTTGCCATTTGCAAAATTGCGTAAAGAGAACAGAGCAGTTCGTTATGCCGGACTAAAGCTGATTAATATCGGAGTTAATTTGGGAATAAACCTCTTCTTTTTACTATTATGTCCTTGGATTCACAATAACTTTCCTGAAATACCAATCACCACAATATGGAATCCTGAATTTGGAATTGGATATATATTTATGGCCATATTTGTTTCAAGTTTCACAAATTTACTACTACTGCTTCCGGATATTTTAAAGGTTCAGTTAAAGTTAGATCAAAAATTACTGCTTAAAATTCTTGCTTATTCTTCACCCATCTTAGTGGTAAGTATATGCGGAACACTCAATATCAATTTGGATAAAATGATTATGCCTGAGTTGATTCCTGAATCACAAAATCCTTTCTACCAGACAGGAATTTATGGAGCAAATTACAAGCTTGCAGTAATCATGACTTTATTCATACAGGCATTTCGATATTCTTTCGAGCCATTTTTCTTTGCTCAGGCAAAAGAGCAGAGCTCAAAGCAGGTGTATGCTGATGTATTAAAATATTTTGTAATACTTGGTCTTATTATATTTCTTGGGGTAATGTTTTATCTGGATATTGTAAAAATATTAATTGATTCGCGTTATCATGAAGGACTGGGAATTGTACCTTATGTACTCTTAGCTAATCTATTTTTTGGAATTTTCTTCTCTTTATCTTTGTGGTACAAGCTAACAGATAAAACTCGGTTTGGAGCCTATATTGCTATTGTTGGAGTTATAGTAACGCTTGTCCTGAACATTCTTTTGGTGCCAATATTCGGGTACATGGGGGCAGCGTATTCAGTTCTGGCCTGCTTTTTAGTAATAACTGCAATCTCCTATATCGCAGGTCAAAAATACTATCCTGTTCCATATGATTTAAAGGGAATACTTTTTTATTTGTTGCTTGCAGCAATCCTTTTTACAATTAGTACTTATTTAAACCCGGAAAATCAATGGATGAAAATGGCAGGAAAAACACCATTGTTATTGCTTTTTATCATTGTGGTTGTTCAAAAAGAGCATTTGTGGAGTTCTTTAGGAAAGATAGTTGGTATAAACAGGAAAAGGAAGTAG
- a CDS encoding YccF domain-containing protein — MSLIGNIIWIIFGGIFIFFEYIICGLLMCLTIVGIPFGLKIIQLSVLGLAPFGQRVVYNEHAGGCLSILLNVIWIFIGGLWIALTHLLFALIFAITIIGIPFALQHVKLAGYALTPFGKSIL; from the coding sequence ATGAGTTTAATTGGCAATATTATTTGGATAATTTTTGGGGGAATATTTATTTTCTTTGAATATATTATCTGTGGTTTACTAATGTGTTTAACTATCGTTGGAATACCATTTGGCTTGAAAATCATACAGTTATCGGTGTTAGGACTTGCCCCTTTCGGTCAAAGAGTGGTGTATAACGAGCATGCCGGAGGATGCTTAAGTATTCTTTTAAATGTAATCTGGATTTTTATCGGAGGATTGTGGATTGCTTTAACTCATTTGTTATTCGCGCTGATTTTTGCCATCACAATAATTGGAATTCCCTTTGCTCTTCAGCATGTTAAGTTAGCAGGTTATGCCTTAACACCATTTGGAAAAAGCATTCTGTAG
- a CDS encoding DUF3187 family protein produces MKSLSVFFVAVVLFSNYTLGQKLVKPFQTHNQSPLVHFFGIPTNPGGSVLDKNAFWFGDYFSIANNATSSQINEEAIYLDGEIFRNELFLSYGLFSKMEIGIVIPVVEHSSGVMDSFISNWHDAFNLPGKSRDLMPNYSLNYFFMEKKEIIFEMNESKLSFGDISISLATPILRNPNHVLSFRSFIKFPTGNKINLVGSGTNDFGFQMTGMVNSTPETKEFTFYYSGGYLRIGKGALLANKVTRNVGFGSAGLAFHATDSWYLKSQFDFHTSFYEKSYTKQLGKASAQLVLGLDYFVANNLAVSFAFVEDIIVNTAPDFVLQVGVSYQF; encoded by the coding sequence ATTTTTTGTTGCAGTTGTTTTATTTTCTAATTACACTCTTGGTCAGAAATTGGTAAAACCATTTCAAACTCATAACCAAAGCCCTTTGGTTCATTTTTTTGGGATTCCGACTAATCCCGGAGGTTCAGTTCTTGATAAAAATGCATTTTGGTTCGGGGACTATTTTAGCATTGCCAATAATGCTACCAGTTCTCAAATAAACGAAGAAGCCATTTACCTGGATGGTGAAATATTCAGAAATGAGCTGTTTCTAAGTTATGGTTTGTTTTCGAAAATGGAAATAGGTATTGTTATTCCAGTAGTTGAGCATTCAAGTGGGGTTATGGATTCTTTTATTAGTAATTGGCACGATGCATTTAATTTACCTGGAAAATCAAGAGATTTAATGCCCAATTATAGCTTAAATTACTTTTTCATGGAAAAAAAGGAGATTATTTTCGAAATGAATGAAAGTAAACTTAGTTTCGGAGATATTAGTATTTCTTTGGCGACTCCTATTCTGCGAAATCCAAACCACGTTCTCTCTTTTCGCTCCTTCATAAAGTTTCCAACCGGAAATAAAATAAATTTAGTGGGTAGTGGAACCAATGATTTTGGATTTCAGATGACAGGAATGGTTAATTCAACTCCTGAAACGAAGGAGTTCACCTTCTATTATTCAGGAGGTTATCTGCGGATTGGTAAAGGCGCATTACTCGCAAATAAAGTGACCAGAAATGTTGGTTTCGGAAGTGCAGGTTTGGCCTTCCATGCCACCGATAGTTGGTATTTAAAGTCACAATTCGATTTTCATACGAGTTTCTACGAGAAATCATATACTAAACAATTAGGGAAAGCATCTGCACAATTGGTTCTCGGACTGGATTATTTTGTTGCAAATAATTTAGCTGTTTCGTTTGCCTTTGTTGAGGATATCATTGTTAATACAGCACCTGATTTTGTTCTTCAGGTGGGAGTGTCATATCAGTTTTAA